A genomic stretch from Sulfurimonas sediminis includes:
- a CDS encoding DUF1924 domain-containing protein: MKKILLTFGILSITLYANPINSYMETLKVQAKKENQNFSDFSAVRGKEIFFKELIGKREKKVSCASCHTNDLTKTGENIFTGKKIKPLSPKVNPKRFTNVKKVKKWLRRNFKDVYKREGTALEKGDVLYFMMGVQK; the protein is encoded by the coding sequence TTGAAAAAGATACTACTAACATTTGGAATTTTAAGTATAACGCTTTATGCAAATCCAATAAATAGCTACATGGAGACTTTAAAAGTTCAAGCAAAAAAAGAGAACCAAAACTTCAGTGACTTTAGTGCTGTAAGAGGCAAAGAGATATTTTTCAAAGAACTGATTGGTAAAAGAGAAAAAAAGGTCTCTTGTGCAAGTTGTCATACAAATGACTTAACGAAAACAGGTGAAAACATCTTTACAGGGAAAAAAATAAAACCACTCTCACCAAAAGTAAATCCAAAGAGATTTACAAATGTAAAAAAGGTCAAAAAGTGGCTTAGAAGAAACTTTAAAGATGTTTACAAAAGAGAAGGAACAGCCCTTGAAAAAGGTGATGTATTATATTTTATGATGGGAGTTCAAAAATGA
- a CDS encoding diheme cytochrome c — protein MKKIVILMICNGLVFAGGMAYNQVTDFREKKSNSKEKALYINECGSCHMPYQPQFLPKKSWIKMMKNLDNHFKTDATVEPEDYKNLKDFLLKNASDSKESKRVGKYYRKIANSIPKHKTLLRISNAPYFQKEHREFPKKYITQKEVKSIANCIACHKDAEKGTYQERSIFIPNYGRWDD, from the coding sequence ATGAAAAAGATAGTAATTTTAATGATTTGCAATGGTTTAGTTTTTGCCGGCGGAATGGCTTATAATCAAGTGACGGATTTTAGGGAAAAGAAAAGCAACTCAAAAGAAAAAGCTTTATATATAAATGAGTGTGGTTCATGTCATATGCCATATCAACCACAGTTTTTACCTAAAAAATCCTGGATAAAGATGATGAAAAATCTTGATAATCACTTTAAAACCGACGCAACAGTTGAGCCGGAAGATTATAAAAATTTAAAAGATTTTTTACTTAAAAATGCTTCGGACAGCAAAGAGAGCAAAAGAGTTGGTAAATATTACAGGAAAATAGCAAATTCTATACCTAAACACAAAACTCTTTTAAGAATAAGTAACGCACCCTATTTTCAAAAAGAGCATAGAGAATTTCCTAAAAAATACATAACGCAAAAAGAGGTTAAATCTATTGCAAATTGTATTGCTTGTCATAAAGATGCAGAAAAAGGAACATATCAAGAGAGAAGTATATTTATACCAAACTATGGCAGATGGGATGATTAA
- a CDS encoding cytochrome b/b6 domain-containing protein, whose product MKAYIWPLPNRVFHTLIVLFVAISWITSEWDNYLDIHAIFGIAVGLLILFRIVWGFIGPEYSKFSTWPLHIDELWEFAKNFLNPKKYAGHNPAASFVLLSILVVGILVVLSGLLAYGVQEGKGLFSFLHDTFFQKMEVFEELHEFITNIFFLLIFAHLSGVMIDRLLHPKTQTLKSIVTGYKSIEATSVRLNSLQKLFASLFFIGLSIFFSYSISGQNIFIKSKYKEIEYEKHSAIFVEECAACHTLYPPFLLPKSSWKQLMKQKELENHFGDDASLNEEDRISILNFLVKNSAEFSTKESANYILNSLKEKKKYIIAITDTPYWKKRHKNIDKNIFSSKEVKSKANCKACHTKVERGLLEDNQIKIPNGA is encoded by the coding sequence ATGAAAGCATATATTTGGCCTCTTCCAAACAGAGTTTTTCATACACTGATAGTTCTTTTTGTTGCTATATCATGGATAACAAGCGAGTGGGATAACTATTTAGATATACATGCAATTTTTGGCATAGCTGTAGGGTTATTGATTTTGTTTAGAATTGTTTGGGGCTTTATTGGACCAGAGTATTCGAAATTTTCTACTTGGCCTTTGCATATAGACGAGTTATGGGAATTTGCTAAAAACTTTTTAAATCCAAAAAAGTATGCGGGACATAATCCGGCTGCTTCTTTTGTGCTGCTTTCTATCTTAGTGGTTGGAATACTAGTAGTGTTGAGTGGGCTGTTGGCTTATGGAGTACAGGAAGGAAAAGGTCTTTTTAGTTTTTTACATGACACCTTTTTCCAAAAAATGGAAGTTTTTGAAGAGTTGCATGAATTTATAACAAATATATTTTTCTTGCTTATTTTTGCTCATCTATCAGGAGTAATGATAGATAGACTCTTACATCCAAAAACGCAAACTCTTAAATCTATTGTTACAGGCTACAAAAGTATTGAAGCAACAAGTGTGAGATTAAACAGCTTGCAAAAATTATTTGCATCTCTCTTTTTTATAGGATTGTCTATATTCTTTTCATATAGCATAAGTGGACAAAATATCTTTATAAAAAGCAAATATAAAGAGATAGAATATGAAAAACACTCTGCTATTTTTGTAGAAGAGTGTGCTGCTTGTCATACGCTTTATCCCCCTTTTTTACTGCCTAAGAGTTCTTGGAAACAGCTTATGAAGCAAAAAGAACTTGAAAATCACTTTGGTGATGATGCTTCTTTGAATGAGGAGGATAGAATTTCTATTTTAAACTTTTTAGTAAAAAACAGCGCAGAATTTTCTACAAAAGAGAGTGCAAACTATATTTTAAATTCACTAAAAGAGAAAAAAAAGTATATAATAGCAATAACTGATACACCTTATTGGAAAAAAAGACATAAAAATATAGATAAAAACATATTTTCAAGTAAAGAAGTAAAAAGTAAGGCAAATTGTAAAGCATGCCATACAAAAGTAGAAAGAGGTCTTTTAGAAGATAATCAGATAAAAATACCTAATGGAGCTTAG
- a CDS encoding Spy/CpxP family protein refolding chaperone, whose translation MRIILIFLMIFNFAFADHNDKYENKEHFFKDLSYLHLKNDQKKYIQVILINAKKRLKNMKKLENSTNKTLKKLFLEDDFDEEEASRVLNIYEAEEVKLHIDTLKKIHKILNNEQRRQFSRYLKEWEFE comes from the coding sequence ATGAGAATTATTCTTATTTTTTTAATGATATTTAACTTTGCTTTTGCAGATCACAATGATAAATATGAAAATAAAGAGCATTTTTTTAAAGACTTATCATATTTACACCTAAAAAACGATCAAAAAAAATACATACAAGTTATTTTAATTAATGCCAAGAAGAGATTAAAAAATATGAAAAAACTAGAAAACAGTACCAATAAAACTCTTAAAAAACTTTTCTTAGAAGATGATTTTGATGAAGAAGAAGCTTCAAGAGTTTTAAATATCTATGAAGCAGAAGAAGTAAAACTTCATATAGATACATTGAAAAAAATTCATAAAATTCTAAATAATGAGCAAAGAAGACAATTTAGCAGATATCTTAAGGAGTGGGAGTTTGAGTAA
- a CDS encoding response regulator transcription factor produces MSKNIMLIEDDKKMQELIQEYLENFGFNLSVFGEPKEALDELFSKQSFYDLVVLDLMLPNMDGFDVCKIIKNTVDIPIIISSARGDIGNKIYGYELGADDYLAKPYNPRELVLKVETLLKRYKKSNSFKINNLTIDEINRTVKIKDYKVDLTKAEFDILLFLIKHTNSICSREQIATAIGLPIDTKKRVIDMHISNIRYKIGDDAKNPEFIKSIWGMGYKFVS; encoded by the coding sequence TTGAGTAAAAATATAATGCTAATAGAAGATGATAAAAAGATGCAAGAGTTAATACAAGAGTATTTAGAAAATTTTGGATTTAATCTGTCTGTGTTTGGAGAACCAAAAGAGGCTTTAGATGAACTTTTTTCAAAACAAAGTTTTTATGATTTGGTTGTTTTAGATTTAATGCTTCCAAATATGGATGGCTTTGATGTATGTAAGATTATAAAAAACACAGTTGATATACCCATAATAATATCAAGCGCAAGAGGTGATATAGGAAATAAAATCTACGGATATGAGCTTGGCGCAGATGATTATTTGGCCAAACCTTATAATCCAAGAGAACTTGTATTAAAAGTAGAAACACTCCTAAAAAGATATAAAAAGTCAAACAGTTTTAAAATAAACAACCTAACAATAGATGAAATCAACAGAACAGTAAAAATTAAAGATTATAAGGTTGATTTAACAAAAGCAGAATTTGATATTTTACTTTTCTTAATAAAACATACAAATTCAATTTGCTCAAGAGAGCAGATAGCCACAGCTATCGGATTGCCAATCGATACAAAAAAAAGAGTTATTGATATGCATATCTCTAACATTAGATATAAGATTGGAGATGATGCTAAAAATCCAGAGTTTATTAAATCTATTTGGGGTATGGGATACAAGTTTGTATCATGA
- a CDS encoding HAMP domain-containing histidine kinase, giving the protein MNIQKKLFIFFAFNGVLFLAISSFLYLQNNKKQELLIDKIYLNSANTILKYITKEQNTQLKNYLLSQNLQEIKNLKNYKVTYSKDLVLSKLAIVKKENTKYLIVEYLDEKRIFFSKLYQKFKKENYILLVFFLIIFILNITLFILINRLFKPIKLLTQRMLDFVSLSKNTSNFDEIQELNIAFSIMTQKINTLLMQHKDLLRDMGHELKTPIARGKFIIQKIEQENLKVELNAVFNELNSLTSTILNTQLLSKENMKISNFDIDSILLESLQRVGASEDEVEIQKRNELNFQADFSYLILAFKNLIENGLKYKINDKLYIIIKEDRIIFKNRAKRLKKEFEYYLKPFSQEDKNSEGFGIGLSLVQKIATLHNFQLNYYYKNDFIHFEMIVKKSMKSAKRE; this is encoded by the coding sequence ATGAATATTCAAAAAAAACTTTTTATATTTTTTGCTTTTAACGGAGTCTTGTTTCTGGCAATATCATCGTTCCTCTATCTTCAAAACAATAAAAAGCAAGAGCTTTTAATCGATAAAATCTACCTCAATAGCGCAAACACTATTTTAAAATATATTACTAAAGAACAAAATACTCAATTAAAAAACTATTTATTATCACAAAATCTTCAAGAGATAAAAAATTTAAAAAATTATAAAGTCACATATTCTAAAGATTTAGTTTTATCCAAATTAGCAATTGTCAAAAAAGAGAATACAAAATATTTAATAGTTGAATATCTTGATGAAAAAAGAATCTTTTTTAGTAAACTTTATCAAAAATTTAAAAAAGAGAACTATATTTTATTAGTATTTTTTTTAATAATTTTTATATTGAACATTACTCTTTTTATTTTAATCAACAGACTATTTAAACCTATAAAACTCTTAACCCAAAGGATGCTTGATTTTGTATCTTTAAGTAAAAATACAAGTAACTTCGATGAAATACAAGAGTTAAATATCGCTTTTTCAATTATGACACAGAAAATCAATACTCTACTTATGCAACATAAAGACCTCTTAAGAGATATGGGACATGAATTAAAAACACCTATAGCAAGAGGAAAATTTATAATTCAAAAAATAGAACAAGAGAATTTAAAAGTTGAACTCAATGCTGTTTTTAACGAATTAAACAGCTTAACTTCAACTATTTTAAATACACAACTATTATCAAAAGAGAATATGAAAATATCAAATTTTGATATTGACTCCATTTTACTAGAATCACTTCAAAGAGTTGGAGCGAGTGAAGATGAAGTTGAAATTCAAAAAAGAAATGAACTCAATTTTCAAGCTGATTTTTCTTATCTTATCCTTGCATTTAAAAACTTAATTGAAAATGGCTTGAAATATAAAATCAATGATAAGCTATACATAATCATAAAAGAAGATAGAATTATATTTAAAAATAGAGCAAAAAGATTAAAAAAAGAGTTTGAGTACTATTTAAAACCATTTTCACAAGAGGATAAAAACTCAGAGGGGTTTGGGATAGGACTTAGCTTGGTTCAAAAAATTGCTACACTACATAATTTTCAGTTAAACTATTACTATAAAAATGATTTTATACATTTTGAGATGATAGTAAAAAAGAGTATGAAAAGTGCTAAAAGAGAATAA
- a CDS encoding RDD family protein — translation MKKNIRYAGFWIRFFASFFDTLFLALPVGIIIYFVSDGNWFDFSQYQHNIQMAMNGNMHALDQQPHTSLTWEFVFEISVLLVTILFWEKWHGATPGKKFLHVKIVDAFTCKDINNKQAITRSLAYIPSLLLFGLGFLMVAFRKDKRGLHDLIAGTIVIYEEEATPHS, via the coding sequence ATGAAAAAAAATATTAGATATGCAGGATTTTGGATACGCTTTTTTGCCTCGTTTTTCGATACGCTCTTTTTGGCTCTGCCTGTAGGTATCATTATTTATTTTGTAAGTGATGGCAACTGGTTTGATTTTTCCCAGTACCAACACAATATTCAAATGGCAATGAATGGGAATATGCATGCTCTTGACCAACAACCGCATACCTCTTTAACATGGGAATTTGTTTTTGAGATTTCAGTGTTGCTTGTGACAATTCTTTTTTGGGAAAAGTGGCACGGAGCTACCCCTGGAAAAAAATTTCTACATGTAAAGATAGTCGATGCCTTTACATGTAAAGATATAAACAACAAACAGGCGATTACACGTTCTTTGGCCTATATCCCCTCATTACTGTTGTTCGGACTCGGCTTTTTGATGGTGGCTTTTCGAAAAGACAAAAGAGGACTGCATGATTTGATTGCCGGAACCATTGTAATCTATGAGGAAGAAGCTACTCCTCACTCATAA
- a CDS encoding tRNA 2-thiocytidine biosynthesis TtcA family protein, whose translation MSKLGKTNAEFALIEEGDKILVGLSGGKDSLTMIHAMKEQQRRAPFDFEFIAVTVSYGMGENFEKLSAHCREHGIKHIVKETQTYDLAKEKIRKNSSFCSFFSRMRRGYLYSVAKELGCNKVALGHHMDDAAESFFMNFIYNGQMRSLAPKYTAQNGLVVIRPLIQMRERQLRAFVQDNGIEAIGDEACPAMRFDVKMPYARAQMKEMLASMEKEHPQLFTSLNAAFKNISVESFFMSEE comes from the coding sequence ATGTCAAAGCTCGGTAAAACAAATGCCGAGTTTGCCTTGATAGAAGAGGGGGATAAAATTCTTGTCGGACTCAGCGGAGGCAAAGACTCTCTGACAATGATTCATGCGATGAAAGAGCAGCAGCGTCGGGCTCCTTTTGATTTTGAATTTATTGCCGTTACCGTAAGCTACGGGATGGGTGAAAATTTTGAAAAACTCTCCGCACATTGCAGGGAACATGGTATAAAACATATAGTAAAAGAGACCCAGACTTATGATTTGGCAAAAGAAAAAATTCGCAAAAACTCTTCATTTTGCAGCTTTTTTTCCCGTATGCGGCGAGGGTATCTTTACAGTGTTGCCAAGGAGTTGGGATGTAACAAAGTTGCCCTTGGACATCATATGGATGATGCGGCAGAGAGTTTTTTTATGAACTTTATTTACAATGGACAGATGCGCAGTCTTGCTCCGAAATATACAGCCCAAAACGGACTTGTTGTGATTCGTCCTTTGATTCAGATGCGTGAACGTCAGCTGCGTGCTTTTGTACAAGACAACGGCATAGAAGCCATAGGTGATGAAGCCTGTCCTGCTATGCGTTTTGATGTCAAAATGCCTTATGCTAGAGCACAGATGAAAGAGATGCTCGCATCAATGGAAAAAGAACATCCTCAGCTTTTTACTTCACTCAATGCCGCTTTTAAAAACATCTCAGTCGAGAGTTTTTTTATGAGTGAGGAGTAG
- a CDS encoding 5'-methylthioadenosine/adenosylhomocysteine nucleosidase: MTIAIMGAMPEEIAPILEKVGTYKTTKYAGNTYYEADYQGVGLIIAYSKIGKVFSTLTATTMCEHFGATTLLFSGVAGAISPKLKIGDLIVATKLAQHDLDITAFGHPFGYVPEGAVYVEADKELIALSKEVAKEMGKNVQEGIIATGDQFVADEKRKNWIGETFHADALEMEGASVAVVCDALDVPFFILRAISDAADMDASFSFDEFLETSAVESAEFIMKMVDKLVG; this comes from the coding sequence ATGACAATAGCAATAATGGGTGCAATGCCTGAAGAAATCGCACCGATTTTAGAAAAAGTCGGTACATACAAAACAACAAAATATGCAGGAAACACTTACTACGAAGCAGATTACCAAGGGGTTGGTCTTATTATTGCCTACTCAAAGATTGGAAAAGTCTTTTCAACACTGACGGCTACAACCATGTGTGAACATTTTGGAGCAACAACACTTTTGTTTTCGGGGGTTGCCGGGGCAATATCGCCAAAACTCAAAATAGGTGACTTGATTGTAGCAACAAAACTTGCTCAGCACGATCTTGACATTACAGCCTTTGGACATCCTTTTGGATATGTGCCCGAGGGTGCTGTATATGTGGAAGCAGACAAAGAACTGATAGCCCTTTCAAAAGAGGTTGCAAAAGAGATGGGCAAAAATGTCCAAGAAGGTATCATTGCAACAGGTGACCAGTTTGTAGCCGATGAGAAAAGAAAAAACTGGATTGGAGAGACGTTTCATGCAGATGCACTGGAAATGGAGGGGGCAAGTGTTGCTGTTGTATGTGATGCTTTGGATGTGCCCTTTTTTATTCTTCGTGCAATAAGTGATGCGGCAGACATGGATGCAAGTTTTTCTTTTGATGAGTTTTTAGAGACGAGTGCTGTAGAGTCTGCTGAATTTATTATGAAAATGGTTGATAAACTTGTCGGTTAA
- a CDS encoding nitrilase-related carbon-nitrogen hydrolase has translation MRVTLAQTSPKLNRTNLNDAVTCINSVKESSDLIVFPELSLSGYLLQDKLFEDAYLPEELSVFEELSKDIDIVVGAALKDGNVFRNTALYYSGGKLLSKHIKVHLPNYGMFEEARYFEGGDTFESFVAVRKKVSMLICEDLWHSSVHEELTRLDPDLIIVLVASPARGFNEKSLDIQDKWYGIISNVAKECSAELLFVNRVGFEDGLGFWGGSCIVQREGKRVHQLPLFEKSIQTFTIEE, from the coding sequence ATGAGAGTCACACTTGCACAAACTTCACCGAAGTTAAACCGTACAAATCTCAATGACGCTGTTACATGTATAAACAGTGTCAAAGAGAGTTCAGATCTTATAGTCTTTCCTGAACTCTCTTTAAGCGGGTATTTGCTTCAGGATAAACTTTTTGAAGATGCCTATTTACCTGAAGAACTGAGCGTTTTTGAAGAGTTGAGCAAAGATATTGATATTGTTGTCGGCGCAGCACTCAAAGACGGGAATGTTTTTAGAAATACAGCGTTGTACTACAGCGGAGGAAAACTTCTCTCCAAGCATATAAAAGTCCATCTACCAAATTACGGAATGTTTGAAGAAGCCCGCTATTTTGAAGGCGGTGACACATTTGAGTCTTTTGTTGCGGTGAGAAAAAAAGTTTCGATGCTTATCTGTGAGGATTTATGGCACAGCAGTGTGCATGAAGAACTCACCAGACTTGATCCGGACTTGATTATCGTTCTTGTGGCATCCCCGGCTCGCGGATTTAATGAAAAATCTTTGGATATTCAAGACAAATGGTATGGAATTATCAGCAATGTTGCAAAAGAGTGCAGTGCAGAGCTTCTTTTTGTCAACCGTGTAGGATTTGAAGACGGACTTGGCTTTTGGGGCGGAAGCTGTATCGTTCAAAGAGAGGGCAAAAGAGTGCATCAGCTGCCACTGTTTGAAAAATCAATACAGACATTTACAATCGAGGAATAA
- the fabD gene encoding ACP S-malonyltransferase encodes MKKIAMIFAGQGSQAVGMGKDFYENSEIAREMFEKAGERIGVDFKELIFEENEKLGQTAYTQPAILLVQMIAYRLFKEACPDTKAELFLGHSLGEFSALCAAGAIDYVDAVELVHKRGAFMQEACEGKNAGMMAIVGLDDASVEKICSDAQNEGKQVWPANYNQDGQLVVAGNKEDLASMEQTFKEAGAKRALLLNMSVASHCDILAPAQEPLAEIMQTQIQDTFEAPVISNVTTKPYSTKAEAVDLLKEQLVKPVKYKQSIQAIAPEVDLAIEFGNGVVLKGLNRRIAKELKTLNISDMASLQKVKEEVCS; translated from the coding sequence ATGAAAAAAATAGCTATGATATTTGCAGGACAGGGTTCTCAGGCAGTTGGCATGGGAAAAGATTTTTATGAAAATTCTGAAATTGCACGTGAAATGTTTGAGAAAGCCGGTGAAAGAATCGGTGTGGATTTTAAAGAACTTATTTTTGAAGAAAATGAAAAACTGGGGCAAACGGCCTATACACAGCCGGCAATTTTACTTGTTCAGATGATAGCATACAGACTTTTCAAAGAAGCTTGCCCTGACACCAAAGCCGAACTTTTTTTAGGACACTCTCTGGGTGAGTTTTCTGCTTTATGTGCAGCAGGCGCTATTGATTATGTAGATGCTGTAGAACTTGTGCATAAACGCGGTGCTTTTATGCAAGAAGCCTGTGAAGGAAAAAATGCAGGGATGATGGCTATTGTCGGTCTTGATGATGCAAGTGTGGAAAAAATTTGTAGTGATGCACAAAATGAAGGTAAGCAGGTATGGCCTGCCAATTATAACCAGGATGGACAACTTGTAGTTGCGGGAAATAAAGAAGATTTGGCATCAATGGAACAGACTTTTAAAGAAGCAGGTGCAAAACGGGCCTTACTTTTAAATATGTCTGTTGCATCACACTGTGATATATTGGCACCTGCACAGGAACCTCTTGCTGAAATTATGCAGACACAGATACAAGATACTTTTGAAGCCCCTGTGATTTCAAATGTTACAACAAAACCCTACAGTACAAAAGCCGAAGCAGTTGACCTTTTAAAAGAGCAGCTTGTAAAACCGGTAAAATACAAACAGTCTATTCAGGCGATAGCACCTGAAGTTGATCTGGCCATAGAGTTTGGTAACGGAGTTGTACTAAAAGGCCTCAACAGAAGAATTGCAAAAGAGTTGAAAACACTCAATATATCAGATATGGCATCATTGCAAAAAGTGAAAGAGGAAGTTTGCTCTTAA